The Prunus persica cultivar Lovell chromosome G8, Prunus_persica_NCBIv2, whole genome shotgun sequence genome includes a region encoding these proteins:
- the LOC18766960 gene encoding probable aspartic protease At2g35615: MAAIILQCILSLGFFLACVCVNAAGKPNGLTMELIHVDSPASPLYPGNISYEEEIQRLTDRSIARAQHLHYTLASLGNNNVSQTIINPLDIRPKLEFYPYGSYLVQVGIGTFDATFPARSFNTYYLYTDTGSILTWVLCEDCLKPGNQCFQTKEPPFPNSKSKSYVALCCNQNPFCKTGQCTGPYCSQHDEYMDGTVVNSILSAENFNFLSSSGQPLMIPGVVFGCAYDVRKISFGRREEFKVAGLLGLGYASISFPLQQSYQTGKVFSMCLTRQREIQTYLRFGKDVPTPPGGLRVTKLVFFKDVPYYYVNLLAISVHGQKLLIDPNVFAVRNQGTSGGCFMDNGTSFTFLIRPAFNAVVQFLEMYFMRFPHLIKGGRPLGPPFELCYKWMTPLPPLPTLTFHFENADLVINPEDLFIKVNADQQGNDLFCLAFIANDARTILGSMHQSNYLFIYDLNQKLLKFAPEDCSKNS; the protein is encoded by the exons ATGGCAGCAATAATATTGCAATGCATCCTATCACTCGGCTTCTTCCTTGCTTGCGTTTGCGTTAATGCCGCAGGGAAACCAAATGGCTTGACCATGGAACTCATCCATGTGGACTCGCCGGCATCACCTCTCTATCCGGGCAATATTTcttatgaagaagaaatccAAAGACTCACAGACCGATCCATTGCCCGAGCTCAACACCTTCATTACACCTTGGCATCCCTCGGTAACAATAATGTGTCACAAACTATAATCAACCCTCTTGACATTCGTCCGAAACTCGAATTTTACCCTTACGGCTCTTACCTTGTACAAGTTGGGATTGGGACTTTTGATGCAACTTTCCCGGCAAGGTCATTCAATACATACTACTTGTACACCGACACTGGAAGCATCCTCACATGGGTGCTGTGCGAGGATTGTCTCAAGCCTGGAAACCAAtgctttcaaaccaaagaaccCCCTTTCCCTAACAGCAAGTCCAAATCTTATGTTGCTCTCTGTTGCAATCAAAACCCGTTTTGCAAGACAGGCCAATGCACCGGTCCTTACTGCTCCCAGCACGATGAGTACATGGACGGCACCGTTGTCAATTCTATTCTTTCAG ctgaaaatttcaactttttgTCAAGCAGTGGGCAGCCACTGATGATTCCAGGCGTAGTGTTTGGTTGTGCTTATGACGTCAGGAAAATCAGTTTTGGAAGACGGGAAGAGTTCAAGGTTGCAGGACTATTGGGTTTGGGATATGCTTCGATTTCCTTTCCACTGCAACAATCCTATCAAACTGGTAAAGTATTCTCAATGTGCCTAACACGCCAAAGAGAGATCCAAACATATCTCAGATTTGGTAAGGACGTCCCCACACCACCAGGTGGTCTGCGTGTCACCAAATTAGTGTTCTTCAAAGACGTACCATATTACTACGTCAATCTGTTGGCCATAAGTGTGCATGGACAAAAGCTTCTCATAGACCCAAATGTGTTTGCTGTACGAAATCAGGGCACAAGTGGCGGCTGCTTCATGGACAATGGTACCTCATTTACTTTTCTCATCAGGCCTGCTTTTAATGCTGTGGTTCAGTTTCTGGAGATGTATTTCATGCGCTTTCCTCACCTTATTAAGGGTGGTAGGCCTCTTGGGCCcccttttgaactttgctacAAATGGATGACGCCGCTGCCACCTCTGCCTACTTTGACATTTCACTTTGAAAATGCTGACCTTGTGATCAACCCAGAGGACTTATTCATAAAGGTGAATGCTGATCAGCAGGGGAACGATCTCTTTTGTTTGGCCTTCATCGCCAACGATGCTCGTACTATTCTTGGATCAATGCACCAATCCAATTACTTATTCATATATGATCTTAACCAGAAGCTGTTGAAGTTTGCTCCTGAGGATTGTTCTAAGAATTCTTGA
- the LOC18768892 gene encoding probable aspartic protease At2g35615, producing MAAIILQCILSLGFFLACVCVNAAGKPNGLTMELIHVDSPASPLYPGNISYEEEIQRLIDRSIARAQHLHYTLASLGNNNVSQTIINPLDIRPKLEFHPYGSYLVQVGIGTFDATLPPRSLNTYYLYTDTGSILTWVLCEDCLKPGNQCFQTKEPPFPNSKSKSYVALCCNQNPFCKTGQCTGPYCSQHDEYMDGTVVNSILSAENFNFLSSSGQPLMIPGVVFGCAYDTRKISFGRLEEFKVAGILGLGYAPISFPLQQSYQTGKVFSMCLTRQRGIQTYLRFGKDVPTPPGGLRVTKLVFFKDVPYYYVNLLAISVHGQKLLIDPNVFAVRNQGTSGGCIMDNGSSFTFLIRPAFNAVVQFLEMYFMRFPRLFKGGRPLGLPFELCYKWMTPLPPLPTLTFHFENADLVINPQELFIKVHAEQQGNYLLCLAFFADDARTILGSVHQSNYLFIYDLNQKLLKFAPEDCSKNS from the exons ATGGCAGCAATAATATTGCAATGCATCCTATCACTCGGCTTCTTCCTTGCTTGCGTTTGCGTTAATGCCGCAGGGAAACCAAATGGCTTGACCATGGAACTCATCCATGTGGACTCGCCGGCATCACCTCTCTATCCGGGAAATATTTcttatgaagaagaaatccAAAGACTCATAGACCGATCCATTGCCCGAGCTCAACACCTTCATTACACCTTGGCATCCCTCGGTAACAATAATGTGTCACAAACTATAATCAACCCTCTTGACATTCGTCCGAAACTTGAATTTCACCCTTACGGCTCTTACCTTGTACAAGTTGGGATTGGGACTTTTGATGCAACTCTCCCGCCACGGTCATTAAATACATACTACTTGTACACCGACACTGGAAGCATCCTCACATGGGTGCTGTGCGAGGATTGTCTCAAGCCTGGAAACCAAtgctttcaaaccaaagaaccCCCTTTCCCTAACAGCAAGTCCAAATCTTATGTTGCTCTCTGTTGCAATCAAAACCCGTTTTGCAAGACAGGCCAATGCACCGGTCCTTACTGCTCCCAGCACGATGAGTACATGGACGGCACCGTTGTCAATTCTATTCTTTCAG ctgaaaatttcaactttttgTCAAGCAGTGGGCAGCCACTGATGATTCCAGGCGTAGTGTTTGGTTGTGCTTATGACACCAGGAAAATCAGTTTTGGAAGGCTGGAAGAGTTCAAGGTTGCAGGAATATTGGGTTTGGGATATGCTCCGATTTCCTTTCCACTGCAACAATCCTATCAAACTGGTAAAGTATTCTCAATGTGCCTAACACGCCAAAGAGGGATCCAAACATATCTCAGATTTGGTAAGGACGTCCCCACACCACCAGGTGGTCTGCGTGTCACCAAATTAGTGTTCTTCAAAGACGTACCATATTACTACGTCAATCTGTTGGCCATAAGTGTGCATGGACAAAAGCTTCTCATAGACCCAAATGTGTTTGCTGTACGAAATCAGGGCACAAGTGGCGGCTGCATCATGGACAATGGTAGCTCATTTACTTTTCTCATCAGGCCTGCTTTTAATGCTGTGGTTCAGTTTCTGGAGATGTATTTCATGCGCTTTCCTCGCCTTTTTAAGGGTGGTAGGCCTCTTGGGCTcccttttgaactttgctacAAATGGATGACGCCGCTGCCACCTCTGCCTACTTTGACATTTCACTTTGAAAATGCTGACCTTGTGATCAACCCACAGGAGTTATTCATAAAGGTGCATGCTGAGCAGCAGGGGAACTATCTCTTATGTTTGGCCTTCTTCGCCGACGATGCTCGTACTATTCTTGGATCAGTGCACCAATCCAATTACTTATTCATATATGATCTTAACCAGAAGCTGTTGAAGTTTGCTCCTGAGGATTGTTCTAAGAATTCTTGA
- the LOC18766709 gene encoding aspartic proteinase nepenthesin-1 yields the protein MGGPAVHSILSVENFNLLSSGGQLQPVPGAGRLQDCRTIGLGYGPSSLPLQQNYLSGGVFSHCLTRRSDVQTFLRFGTDIPTPPGFLRVKRFVLFKEVPFYYENLLGISVHGQKLLIDPLVFAIRNQGTAGGCIMDNGASFTFLITPAFEALVQFLEMYFMRYPRLARAPGPRAPSFELCYKWTMPPAVEVQLPTLTFHFENADLGVQPSEAFITAKVDSQGNEAVFGVLARR from the exons ATGGGTGGCCCTGCTGTCCATTCCATTCTTTCAG ttgaaaatttcaacttgtTGTCAAGCGGTGGGCAGCTGCAGCCGGTTCCAGGC GCAGGAAGACTTCAAGATTGCAGGACTATTGGTTTGGGATATGGTCCCAGTTCCCTTCCACTGCAACAAAACTATCTTAGTGGTGGAGTATTCTCACACTGCCTAACACGCCGAAGTGATGTTCAAACATTTCTCAGATTTGGTACAGACATCCCCACACCACCAGGCTTTCTGCGTGTCAAGAGATTTGTGCTTTTCAAAGAAGTACCATTCTACTACGAGAATCTGTTGGGCATAAGTGTACATGGACAGAAGCTTCTCATAGATCCGTTGGTGTTTGCTATACGAAATCAGGGCACAGCAGGAGGTTGTATCATGGACAATGGTGCCTCATTTACTTTTCTCATCACGCCTGCTTTTGAGGCTCTGGTTCAGTTTCTGGAGATGTATTTTATGCGCTATCCTCGCTTAGCTAGGGCTCCTGGTCCTCGTGCACCCTCGTTTGAACTTTGCTATAAATGGACGATGCCGCCGGCGGTTGAGGTGCAGCTGCCAACATTGACATTTCACTTTGAAAATGCTGACCTTGGGGTACAGCCATCGGAGGCATTCATAACGGCGAAGGTTGATTCGCAGGGAAATGAGGCTGTGTTTGGCGTTCTTGCGAGACGATGA
- the LOC18766742 gene encoding zinc finger protein CONSTANS-LIKE 13: protein MNGSSRNEEAEAPQPEREHQKRLCDYCGSSMALLYCRADSAKLCFLCDREVHSANQLFSKHTRSLLCDACDGSPASIFCTTESSVLCQNCDWESHNLSSSSVHDRRPLEGFSGCPCLNELLTVVGFENMDKKALLLSDESGGGGGGGDGFLGCGVDGSFDLDDGFSDFLVWDTPSVVSLDDLIVSNPAYKFQAMGVPPLPKNRNAACGRHKEEIFRQLRVLVKSEPNLFSENVDVKPLKSLASEQNMQRGSLFTGFEHDAEPTVFPAYEAHDFQYNDCGAAEKRESSPKTFIRSYLQECCVVPDKHSYNDGSASHANDGHGHGGQMNSEASSAFPKVAAHELSSQNRETALSRYKEKKKTRRYEKHIRYESRKVRAESRTRIKGRFAKMDH, encoded by the exons ATGAATGGTTCTTCAAGAAATGAAGAAGCTGAGGCGCCACAACCAGAACGAGAGCACCAAAAGCGTCTCTGTGACTATTGTGGAAGCTCAATGGCTCTGCTATACTGCAGAGCCGACTCTGCCAAGCTCTGCTTCTTGTGCGACCGTGAGGTCCACTCAGCCAATCAGCTTTTCTCCAAGCACACTCGGTCACTGCTCTGTGACGCCTGTGACGGTTCCCCTGCCTCCATCTTCTGCACAACCGAGAGCTCTGTTCTGTGCCAGAACTGTGACTGGGAAAGCCACAACCTTTCGTCGTCCTCGGTGCACGACAGGAGGCCTCTGGAAGGGTTCAGTGGGTGCCCTTGTTTGAATGAGTTGCTTACAGTTGTTGGGTTTGAGAATATGGATAAAAAAGCTCTGCTTTTGAGTGATGAGagcggtggtggtggaggaggaggtgatGGGTTTTTGGGTTGTGGGGTTGATGGGTCTTTCGATTTGGATGATGGGTTTTCCGATTTTTTGGTTTGGGACACTCCCTCTGTTGTTAGTCTTGACGATTTGATTGTTAGCAATCCGGCTTACAAATTTCAGGCTATGGGGGTTCCTCCTCTGCCTAAG aATCGCAATGCTGCTTGTGGTCGacacaaggaagaaatattTCGTCAGCTTCGTGTGCTTGTCAAGTCAGAACCCAACTTGTTTAGCGAAAATGTGGATGTTAAACCCCTTAAGTCCCTAGCTTCTGAACAAAACATGCAACGAGGAAGTTTGTTTACAGGTTTTGAGCATGATGCAGAGCCAACTGTATTTCCTGCTTATGAG GCACATGATTTTCAGTATAACGATTGTGGCGCAGCCGAAAAGCGAGAATCTTCTCCTAAAACATTTATAAGGAGCTACCTTCAGGAATGTTGTGTGGTTCCTGATAAACATTCATATAATGATGGCAGTGCAAGTCATGCTAATGATGGTCATGGGCATGGAGGGCAAATGAATTCTGAAGCCTCCTCAGCTTTTCCCAAAGTTGCTGCACATGAGTTAAGCAGCCAAAACAGAGAGACTGCTCTCTCGCGgtacaaggagaagaagaaaacaagaag GTATGAAAAGCACATCAGGTACGAATCGCGGAAGGTTCGGGCAGAAAGTAGGACAAGAATTAAAGGACGTTTTGCGAAGATGGATCACTGA